In one window of Tenacibaculum mesophilum DNA:
- the uvrA gene encoding excinuclease ABC subunit UvrA: protein MKEQEYIEVYGARAHNLKNIDVKIPREKLVVITGLSGSGKSSLAFDTIYAEGQRRYIETFSAYARQFLGGLERPDVDKIDGLSPVISIEQKTTNKSPRSTVGTITEIYDFLRLLFSRAADAYSYNTGEKMVSYSDEQIRKLILKDFDGKRIAILAPLIKSRKGHYRELFEQISKQGFVRVRVDGEIREIEKGMKLDRYKTHDIEVVIDRLAVNDAAEKRLEETIKTALYTGDNILMVIDVDDEKPRYFSRELMCPTTGIAYPNPEPNTFSFNSPKGACSHCNGLGITNEINHQKVIPDDSISIKNGGIAPLGEQKNSWIFKQLQTIAERYNFKLTDPIKNISKEAMEIILHGGKEKFEIQSKTAGVTRNYEIDFEGIIAFIENQYKNSESTSIKRWAKGFMDEVTCSVCDGKRLKKEALHFRITDKNISDLAQMDVLELANWFQEVDTKLSEKQLTIASEILKEIRTRIQFLLDVGLDYLTLDRTSKSLSGGEAQRIRLATQIGSQLVGVLYILDEPSIGLHQRDNQKLIDSLIKLRDVGNSVLVVEHDEDMIKNADFVLDIGPGAGRHGGEIVSEGNFDDLKSHDTLTADYLSRRKEIEVPKKRREGNGKTISLKGASGNNLKNVSVEFPLGKMICVTGVSGSGKSTLINETLYPILNAHIYRAVKKPMPYKKIEGLEHIDKVIDIDQSPIGRTPRSNPATYTGVFSEIRSLFAKTPEASIRGYKPGRFSFNVKGGRCETCQGGGVRVIEMNFLPDVHVECETCQGKRFNRETLEIRYKGKSISDILEMTINEATAFFEHIPKIYRKLKTIKDVGLGYITLGQQSTTLSGGEAQRIKLASELSKRDTGNTFYILDEPTTGLHFEDIRVLMEVLNKLADKGNTVLIIEHNLDVIKLADYIIDIGMEGGKKGGKVLTFGTPEEVSIHKKSHTAKFLKKELKK from the coding sequence TTGAAAGAACAAGAATACATAGAAGTTTACGGAGCTCGAGCTCATAATTTAAAGAATATTGATGTTAAAATTCCTCGTGAAAAGCTAGTTGTAATTACTGGCTTAAGTGGTAGCGGGAAATCTTCTTTAGCTTTCGACACCATTTATGCTGAAGGACAACGTCGTTATATTGAAACTTTCTCTGCATATGCACGTCAATTTTTGGGCGGATTAGAAAGACCTGATGTTGATAAAATTGACGGACTTTCTCCTGTAATTTCTATTGAACAAAAAACAACAAACAAAAGCCCTCGTTCTACTGTAGGAACCATTACTGAAATTTACGATTTTCTTCGTTTACTGTTTTCTCGTGCAGCAGATGCTTATTCATACAATACAGGTGAAAAAATGGTAAGTTATTCTGACGAACAAATTAGAAAATTAATTTTAAAAGATTTTGATGGCAAACGTATTGCCATTCTTGCACCATTAATTAAATCAAGAAAAGGGCATTATCGTGAACTATTCGAACAAATTTCTAAACAAGGTTTTGTTCGTGTTCGTGTGGATGGAGAAATTAGAGAAATTGAAAAGGGCATGAAACTCGATCGTTACAAAACGCACGATATAGAAGTCGTTATCGATCGATTAGCCGTGAATGATGCTGCTGAAAAACGTCTAGAAGAGACTATTAAAACTGCCTTGTACACGGGTGATAATATTTTAATGGTAATTGATGTTGATGATGAAAAGCCTCGTTATTTTAGTCGTGAACTCATGTGTCCTACTACGGGAATCGCTTACCCTAATCCTGAACCTAACACTTTTTCGTTCAACTCACCAAAAGGAGCTTGTTCTCACTGTAACGGACTAGGGATTACCAACGAGATAAATCATCAAAAAGTAATTCCAGACGATAGCATTTCTATCAAAAATGGAGGAATTGCACCTTTGGGTGAACAAAAAAACAGTTGGATTTTTAAACAACTTCAAACTATTGCTGAGCGTTATAACTTTAAACTAACCGACCCTATAAAAAATATTTCTAAAGAAGCCATGGAGATTATTCTTCATGGAGGAAAAGAAAAATTTGAAATTCAATCAAAAACTGCGGGAGTTACCAGAAATTATGAGATTGATTTCGAAGGTATCATTGCCTTTATTGAGAATCAATATAAAAACTCAGAAAGCACATCAATCAAACGTTGGGCAAAAGGTTTTATGGATGAAGTTACTTGTTCGGTTTGTGATGGAAAGCGTTTAAAAAAAGAAGCGCTTCATTTTAGAATCACTGATAAAAATATTAGTGATTTAGCCCAAATGGATGTGCTAGAGTTGGCTAATTGGTTTCAGGAAGTTGACACAAAATTATCAGAAAAACAATTAACTATTGCTTCTGAAATTTTAAAAGAAATTCGCACACGCATTCAATTTTTATTGGATGTTGGGTTAGATTATTTAACATTAGACAGAACTTCAAAATCTCTTTCTGGTGGAGAAGCCCAACGTATTCGACTTGCAACACAAATAGGTTCACAACTTGTAGGTGTTTTATATATTTTAGATGAGCCTAGTATTGGTTTACATCAACGTGATAATCAAAAATTAATTGACTCTTTAATTAAACTTCGTGATGTTGGAAACTCTGTTTTAGTGGTTGAACATGATGAAGATATGATTAAGAATGCTGATTTTGTTTTAGACATTGGTCCAGGTGCAGGTAGACATGGAGGAGAAATTGTTAGCGAAGGCAACTTTGACGATTTAAAAAGTCACGATACCCTTACTGCTGACTATTTATCGAGAAGAAAAGAAATTGAGGTTCCTAAAAAACGTCGTGAAGGAAACGGAAAAACAATCTCATTAAAAGGCGCTTCTGGAAACAACTTAAAAAATGTTTCCGTTGAATTTCCTTTAGGTAAAATGATTTGTGTCACAGGTGTTTCTGGTAGTGGGAAATCTACCTTAATTAATGAGACCCTATACCCTATTTTAAACGCGCACATTTACCGAGCAGTAAAAAAACCAATGCCTTACAAAAAAATTGAAGGCTTAGAACATATTGATAAAGTTATTGATATTGACCAGTCTCCTATTGGTAGAACTCCACGTTCAAACCCTGCTACTTATACAGGGGTGTTTAGCGAAATACGTAGTTTATTTGCAAAAACTCCAGAAGCCTCTATCAGAGGGTATAAACCCGGTCGTTTTAGTTTTAATGTAAAAGGTGGACGTTGTGAAACCTGCCAGGGTGGTGGTGTTCGTGTAATAGAAATGAATTTCTTACCAGATGTTCACGTAGAGTGTGAAACTTGCCAAGGAAAACGTTTTAACCGAGAAACTTTAGAAATTCGTTATAAAGGAAAGTCAATTTCTGATATTTTAGAAATGACAATTAACGAAGCTACAGCTTTTTTTGAACATATTCCTAAAATCTATAGAAAGTTAAAAACAATTAAAGATGTTGGTTTAGGATACATTACACTCGGACAGCAATCCACTACTCTTTCCGGAGGAGAAGCCCAACGCATTAAATTAGCTTCTGAATTATCAAAAAGAGATACTGGAAATACCTTTTATATATTAGACGAACCAACAACTGGGCTTCATTTTGAAGATATCCGTGTATTAATGGAAGTATTAAACAAGTTAGCAGATAAAGGAAACACCGTTTTAATTATTGAGCACAACTTAGATGTTATCAAACTCGCCGATTACATTATTGACATTGGCATGGAAGGTGGTAAAAAAGGCGGTAAAGTTTTAACATTTGGAACTCCTGAAGAAGTTTCCATCCACAAAAAAAGCCATACAGCAAAATTCTTAAAAAAAGAGTTAAAAAAGTAA
- a CDS encoding response regulator transcription factor, with product MRKEKQSALLADNCPLICETYKNIISKIARLNPSFNFNTDITYNCNGAYDIIKKTIEKETSLSFVVLDLKLSPAKNRKILSGEDLGLLIRKLLPNTRLIVSTDCNDNYRIYNIFKSLNPEGFLIKNDLTSKELKNAIKNVTNNIPYYSKTVLSLLRKEVSNNFSIDAIDRQILYELSLGSKMKDMPNYIPLSAASIEKRKRHLKKIFNVKAKGDRELILTAKEKGFI from the coding sequence ATGAGAAAAGAAAAACAATCTGCTTTGTTAGCAGATAATTGCCCGCTTATTTGTGAAACGTACAAGAACATAATATCTAAAATAGCTAGGTTAAACCCAAGTTTTAATTTTAACACAGACATTACCTATAATTGTAATGGAGCTTACGACATTATAAAAAAAACAATTGAAAAAGAAACTTCACTTAGCTTTGTTGTTTTAGACTTAAAACTTTCTCCTGCTAAGAATAGAAAAATCTTATCTGGTGAAGATTTAGGGCTTTTAATAAGAAAATTACTTCCAAACACAAGACTGATTGTTTCTACTGATTGTAATGATAATTACAGAATTTATAACATTTTTAAAAGCTTAAATCCTGAAGGTTTTCTTATTAAGAACGATTTAACTTCAAAAGAGTTAAAAAATGCAATAAAAAATGTAACAAACAATATACCTTATTATAGTAAAACTGTCTTAAGCCTCTTAAGAAAAGAAGTTTCTAATAATTTTTCCATTGACGCAATAGACAGACAAATACTATACGAACTTTCATTAGGCTCTAAAATGAAAGATATGCCGAATTACATACCTCTTTCCGCAGCTAGTATTGAAAAAAGAAAACGACATCTAAAAAAAATATTCAATGTTAAAGCTAAAGGAGACCGAGAGTTAATATTAACAGCCAAAGAAAAGGGCTTTATTTAA
- a CDS encoding vitamin K epoxide reductase family protein has protein sequence MKDTLINLVQNLLKKNSISFDKEELAFQIQSHPSYPSLHAITGVLDHFNIENVAADVPVNSETLLQLPDCFIAQINSEHGQDLIVVERKKSDYIIYDSENKKTKLSENEFLSKFTGIIVAVEETEGYQTTKNNSKLVKTIGFSLLSIFTLFFVFYSSTSWYNTFYFLLSVTGLIISIAIVKQELGLKTAIGDAFCSGADDKKDCDAVLTSKGAEILKGYKLSDFSLLYFIGLSLLTFTQISNPVISYTISLLAIPITLYSLYYQYAVVKKWCLLCLSIVGVLWLQALAPVLTNNYINTFIIKDFVTLGIVASFTWLAWNYIKPLFTEVQELKKEKIASVKFKRNYALFDSLLQKSPQLDTQLTDSKEIVFGNPNSSLEITIITNPFCGHCKPVHAHVDEIIKRYHNNVKIKVRFNVSVEKKDSDVVKITSRLIEIYNTQGEKECLQAMDAIYEGQKPAAWLKKWGECSNKETYTLELEKEKNWCNQNGINFTPEILVNGKSFPKEYNRTDLILFIEDLEENIEASDVSLKTV, from the coding sequence TTGAAAGACACATTAATCAATTTAGTACAAAATTTACTTAAGAAAAATAGTATTTCTTTTGATAAGGAAGAATTGGCTTTTCAAATTCAAAGTCACCCTTCTTACCCTAGTTTACACGCAATTACTGGAGTATTAGACCATTTTAACATTGAAAATGTGGCAGCTGACGTTCCTGTTAATTCAGAAACACTTTTGCAACTCCCCGACTGTTTTATTGCTCAAATAAACAGTGAACATGGTCAAGACTTAATTGTAGTAGAAAGAAAAAAATCAGATTATATAATTTATGATTCTGAAAACAAAAAAACGAAGTTATCTGAAAATGAGTTTCTAAGTAAATTTACAGGAATTATTGTTGCTGTTGAAGAAACTGAGGGTTATCAAACAACTAAAAATAACTCCAAATTAGTTAAAACTATCGGTTTTTCTCTTCTTAGTATTTTTACGTTATTTTTTGTTTTTTATAGTTCAACTTCATGGTACAATACTTTTTATTTCTTACTATCAGTAACAGGATTAATTATCAGTATCGCAATTGTAAAACAAGAACTTGGATTGAAAACCGCTATTGGTGATGCTTTTTGTTCAGGAGCTGATGATAAAAAAGATTGTGACGCTGTATTAACCTCAAAAGGAGCGGAAATTTTAAAAGGATATAAATTAAGTGACTTTAGCTTGCTTTATTTTATTGGGTTATCTCTTTTAACTTTTACTCAAATTTCTAATCCTGTAATTTCATATACTATTAGTTTACTTGCTATACCTATTACTCTATACTCGCTATATTATCAATATGCAGTAGTAAAAAAGTGGTGTCTTTTATGCTTAAGTATAGTTGGAGTTCTTTGGCTACAAGCACTGGCTCCAGTATTGACAAATAATTACATTAACACCTTTATAATTAAAGATTTTGTCACCTTGGGTATCGTTGCTTCTTTTACGTGGTTAGCTTGGAATTATATTAAACCTTTATTTACTGAAGTTCAAGAACTCAAAAAAGAAAAGATAGCAAGTGTTAAATTTAAGAGAAACTATGCATTGTTTGATAGTTTATTACAAAAATCACCTCAACTTGACACTCAATTAACTGATAGTAAAGAAATTGTTTTTGGAAACCCTAACTCCAGCCTTGAAATTACAATAATCACCAATCCTTTCTGTGGACACTGTAAACCTGTTCACGCTCATGTTGATGAAATTATTAAAAGATACCATAACAATGTAAAAATTAAAGTACGCTTTAATGTAAGTGTAGAAAAAAAAGATAGTGATGTCGTTAAAATTACCAGTAGACTCATAGAAATATATAATACACAAGGAGAAAAAGAATGTCTTCAAGCCATGGATGCTATTTATGAAGGGCAGAAACCAGCTGCTTGGTTAAAAAAATGGGGTGAATGTTCTAATAAAGAAACTTATACATTGGAGCTAGAAAAAGAAAAGAATTGGTGTAATCAAAATGGCATCAACTTTACTCCTGAAATTTTAGTAAACGGTAAATCATTTCCTAAGGAATATAACAGAACTGATTTAATTTTATTTATTGAAGATTTAGAAGAAAATATAGAAGCTTCTGATGTTTCATTAAAAACAGTATAA
- a CDS encoding peptidase domain-containing ABC transporter, whose amino-acid sequence MKKFPNYKQTEAKDCGPTCIKIIAKHYGKTINTQQLRNLSETTREGSSLLGLSEAVESIGFKSLGIKLAFNKLKEAPFPCIIHWNKNHYVVLYKIKKDVVYISDPAHGLISFTKEEFIQHWIGNNADENTEEGIALLIEPTPKFYQEEFEEDEKFGFSFIFKYLYKYKKFIVQLIIGLLAGSLLQLILPFLTQSVVDVGIKNQDLNFVYLILFAQLFLFIGKASLEIIRSWILLHLSTRINISLISDFFIKLMKLPISYFDVRMTGDLLQRINDHKRIERILTTSSLTVLFSFFNLIIFSLVLGYYSMQIFGVFVLGSVLYFGWVLFFFKKRKELDYKRFSQVSQEQSKVIELINGMQEIKLHNAERRMRWNWEYVQARLFKVATKSLALEQTQSVGSNFINELKNMFITILSAKLVIDGQITLGMMMAISYIVGQLNGPITQLINFMRDIQDAQISLDRLGEIHNMEDEEKPSDEKVTIIPDNASIKLNNISFRYTGGLEPVLKDLSLEIPANKTTAIVGVSGSGKTTLMKLLLGFYQVDQGDIMINNFNLKNISQKEWRRNCGVVMQEGYIFNDSIAKNIAVGEDYVDKEKLAHAIDVANINDYIEGLPLGYNTKIGSEGSGLSTGQKQRLLIARSVYKNPKFLFFDEATSALDANNEKIIMGKLNQFFADKTAVVIAHRLSTVKNAHQIVVLEKGKIIEKGNHEELIKLKGSYYHLVKNQLDLGK is encoded by the coding sequence TTGAAAAAATTCCCAAACTATAAACAGACAGAAGCAAAAGATTGCGGACCTACTTGTATTAAAATCATAGCCAAACACTATGGTAAAACTATCAATACTCAACAATTAAGAAACCTAAGCGAAACAACACGTGAAGGCAGTAGCTTATTAGGTCTTAGTGAAGCTGTCGAGTCTATAGGCTTTAAGTCTTTAGGTATAAAATTAGCCTTTAACAAACTTAAAGAAGCCCCATTTCCTTGTATTATTCATTGGAATAAAAATCATTATGTGGTTCTTTACAAAATAAAAAAAGATGTTGTTTATATTTCTGACCCAGCTCATGGGCTCATCTCTTTTACTAAAGAGGAGTTTATCCAACATTGGATTGGTAATAATGCCGATGAAAATACAGAAGAAGGTATTGCCTTATTAATAGAACCAACTCCCAAATTCTATCAAGAAGAGTTTGAAGAAGATGAAAAATTTGGTTTTTCATTTATTTTCAAATACTTATATAAATACAAAAAGTTTATAGTTCAATTAATAATTGGGCTCCTAGCTGGTAGTTTATTACAATTAATCTTACCTTTTTTAACTCAAAGTGTTGTTGATGTTGGTATTAAAAACCAAGATTTAAACTTTGTATACTTAATCTTATTTGCTCAATTATTTTTATTCATAGGAAAAGCTTCTTTAGAAATTATTAGAAGTTGGATTTTACTTCATCTTAGTACTCGAATCAACATATCTTTAATTTCAGATTTTTTTATCAAATTAATGAAATTACCTATCTCCTACTTCGATGTAAGAATGACAGGAGATTTATTACAAAGAATCAACGATCATAAGCGTATTGAACGAATTTTAACCACTTCTTCTTTAACTGTTTTATTCTCTTTTTTCAATCTCATAATTTTTAGTTTAGTTTTAGGATATTATAGCATGCAAATTTTTGGTGTTTTTGTGTTAGGAAGTGTTTTATATTTTGGTTGGGTATTATTCTTCTTCAAAAAGAGAAAAGAGCTTGATTATAAACGTTTTTCTCAAGTAAGTCAAGAACAAAGTAAAGTAATTGAACTTATTAATGGAATGCAAGAGATAAAGCTTCACAATGCTGAAAGACGCATGCGATGGAATTGGGAATATGTACAAGCTCGTTTATTTAAAGTAGCTACTAAAAGCCTTGCTCTTGAACAAACACAAAGTGTAGGTTCTAACTTTATCAATGAACTTAAAAATATGTTCATTACTATACTTTCTGCTAAACTAGTAATAGATGGACAAATTACCTTAGGTATGATGATGGCTATTAGCTACATCGTCGGACAACTAAACGGACCAATTACACAACTAATAAACTTTATGAGAGATATACAAGATGCACAAATCTCCTTAGATAGATTAGGTGAAATACACAACATGGAAGATGAAGAAAAACCTAGTGATGAAAAAGTAACCATCATTCCAGATAACGCATCTATAAAACTAAATAATATTTCATTCAGGTACACTGGTGGTTTAGAGCCTGTTTTGAAAGATTTATCTCTTGAAATTCCTGCAAATAAAACAACCGCAATTGTAGGGGTTAGTGGAAGTGGAAAAACCACATTAATGAAATTACTTCTTGGTTTTTATCAAGTTGACCAAGGAGATATTATGATAAACAACTTTAACTTAAAAAACATTTCTCAAAAAGAATGGAGAAGAAACTGCGGTGTTGTTATGCAAGAAGGATATATCTTTAATGATTCTATAGCTAAAAACATTGCTGTGGGTGAAGATTATGTTGACAAGGAAAAGCTAGCTCACGCAATAGACGTAGCAAATATCAACGATTATATTGAGGGATTACCGCTAGGATATAATACCAAAATTGGTAGTGAAGGTAGTGGCTTAAGTACAGGTCAAAAACAACGATTACTTATTGCTAGGTCGGTATATAAAAACCCAAAATTCTTGTTCTTTGATGAAGCTACTAGTGCACTTGATGCAAATAATGAAAAAATTATTATGGGTAAGCTTAATCAATTCTTTGCTGACAAAACAGCTGTTGTAATAGCACACCGACTAAGTACTGTAAAAAACGCGCATCAAATAGTTGTCCTTGAAAAAGGAAAAATTATTGAAAAAGGAAATCATGAAGAATTAATCAAATTAAAAGGAAGTTATTACCATTTAGTCAAAAACCAACTAGATTTAGGTAAATAA
- a CDS encoding HlyD family secretion protein — protein sequence MPDNSQNIEIRSEEVQEILTHVPNWMIRWGNTLLLALILMLLFISWFVKYPDIISTEVMVTTSTPPEKIYAKSTGQFETFLTTEGKKVSEGDVLAVIENSASFKDVLLLKSIIDTIEINQQKFFFPIDKVPPLILGDITSSYSQFENDYSEYTLNEKLTPFKSENFANQMSVIEARGRLQILLSQKDLNLKELEFKEKDLDRSRKMFNQGVISAKEKDQKEIEYLQAKRSYKTLESSISQIRELINNSAKNLEGTSIKKTQQDTRLKKKAIQSFLYLKKAIKDWEKQYALTSSINGKVSFLSFWNKNQTVNTGDLIFTIIPNKGNSFIGKIEAPAANSGKIKKGQKVQIKLLNYPSDEFGELNGRVKSISLTPDEEGNYLINVELPQKLITTYNKTIPFRQEMKGAADIVTEDLRLIERFFYQLKNIIK from the coding sequence ATGCCCGATAATTCTCAAAATATAGAAATTCGAAGTGAAGAAGTTCAAGAAATTTTAACCCATGTGCCTAACTGGATGATTCGTTGGGGTAATACTTTACTACTTGCACTTATATTAATGTTATTATTCATTTCATGGTTTGTAAAATATCCTGATATAATTTCTACAGAAGTAATGGTTACGACCTCTACTCCACCTGAGAAAATTTATGCAAAATCAACAGGACAATTTGAAACTTTCTTAACTACTGAAGGCAAAAAAGTTTCTGAAGGTGATGTTTTAGCAGTTATTGAAAATAGTGCTTCTTTTAAAGATGTTTTACTATTAAAAAGTATAATTGATACAATTGAAATAAACCAACAAAAATTCTTTTTCCCTATTGATAAAGTTCCTCCACTAATTTTAGGAGATATAACCTCTAGCTACTCTCAATTTGAAAATGATTATTCTGAATATACCTTAAACGAAAAACTAACTCCGTTTAAATCGGAAAATTTCGCTAACCAAATGTCTGTTATAGAAGCTAGAGGCAGACTACAAATTTTACTTTCTCAAAAAGATTTAAATCTTAAAGAACTAGAATTTAAAGAGAAAGATCTTGATCGTAGTAGAAAAATGTTTAACCAAGGGGTTATATCTGCTAAAGAAAAAGATCAAAAAGAAATTGAATACTTACAAGCAAAACGCTCATATAAAACCCTTGAATCATCAATTTCTCAAATAAGAGAATTAATCAATAACTCTGCTAAAAACCTAGAAGGCACTTCTATAAAAAAAACACAACAAGATACTCGTTTAAAAAAGAAAGCTATTCAATCTTTTTTATACTTAAAAAAGGCTATTAAAGACTGGGAAAAACAATATGCTCTAACTTCTTCAATAAATGGTAAAGTATCCTTCTTATCTTTTTGGAATAAAAATCAAACGGTTAATACGGGTGATTTAATATTCACCATTATTCCTAATAAAGGGAATTCATTTATCGGTAAAATTGAAGCTCCTGCTGCTAATTCTGGTAAAATAAAGAAAGGTCAAAAAGTTCAGATTAAACTTTTAAATTATCCATCTGATGAATTTGGCGAATTAAATGGAAGAGTTAAATCAATTTCTTTAACTCCTGATGAGGAAGGTAATTACTTAATTAATGTAGAGTTACCACAAAAATTAATAACAACATACAATAAAACTATTCCTTTTAGACAAGAAATGAAAGGTGCTGCGGATATAGTAACGGAAGATTTACGTTTAATAGAACGTTTCTTTTATCAATTAAAAAATATTATCAAATAA